The Geotalea uraniireducens Rf4 genome window below encodes:
- the rsmI gene encoding 16S rRNA (cytidine(1402)-2'-O)-methyltransferase has product MSEPTGTLYIVATPIGNLEDITFRAVRILKEADLIAAEDTRHSRKLLSHFGISKPLTSYFDHNKHLKGKYILDQLGEGRTVALITDAGTPCISDPGYQLVRDAVAAGFTVVPVPGPSAAITALSASGLPTDTFVFEGFLPNRQGKRRDKLALLRDERRVLIFYESPNRLHAALADMRDILGDREIVVARELTKVYEEFIRGDISAVIDQLNERKIKGEVVVLVAPRSGGREEGTSRPLAELLGDYLDRGELSLKDAVKLVAMETGLPRSDVYAEALKLRDRE; this is encoded by the coding sequence ATGTCTGAACCCACCGGAACCCTTTACATTGTGGCCACCCCCATCGGCAACCTGGAAGACATCACCTTCCGGGCGGTGCGCATCCTGAAAGAGGCCGACCTGATCGCCGCCGAGGATACACGCCATTCCCGCAAGCTCCTCTCCCACTTCGGCATCTCGAAGCCGCTTACCTCCTACTTTGACCACAACAAGCATCTGAAGGGGAAGTATATCCTGGACCAGCTCGGGGAAGGGCGCACCGTGGCCCTCATCACCGATGCCGGCACGCCGTGCATCTCCGATCCGGGCTATCAGCTGGTGCGTGATGCGGTTGCCGCCGGCTTCACCGTCGTGCCGGTTCCGGGGCCGTCCGCAGCCATCACCGCCCTTTCCGCTTCGGGGCTGCCGACGGATACCTTCGTCTTCGAAGGCTTTCTCCCCAATCGCCAGGGTAAGCGTCGGGATAAGCTCGCCTTGCTCAGGGACGAGCGCCGCGTCTTGATCTTTTATGAATCGCCCAACCGGCTTCACGCGGCCCTGGCCGACATGCGGGACATCCTCGGCGATCGGGAAATAGTTGTTGCAAGGGAGCTTACCAAGGTCTACGAGGAATTCATCAGGGGGGACATCTCCGCTGTCATCGACCAGCTTAACGAGCGCAAGATCAAGGGGGAAGTGGTTGTCCTCGTCGCTCCCCGGAGCGGCGGCCGGGAGGAGGGAACCTCCCGGCCTCTCGCCGAATTGCTTGGCGATTATCTGGACCGTGGTGAGTTATCGTTGAAGGATGCGGTGAAACTGGTGGCCATGGAGACCGGCCTCCCCCGCAGCGATGTCTATGCCGAAGCCTTGAAGCTGCGAGACCGGGAGTAG
- a CDS encoding sensor domain-containing diguanylate cyclase: MEKNSMKTQPVELLAALKSYLFLAPYNLTLYYRENGAVDSFGDGFKSCGAIIQDQLSNDMCHHFFEKNIKADLKTKKTTVYRYSGGFLSFVVPFDISDTSFCLIGNGVRDKSIDLWQLETLARGEKVDGFSLLNQLEKLPVTTVQEMEEVAEQIQKMLPSLQVDRFYKSLFDKTMRQLSTIVGILEQLDKVATIEETISLSSEMLGFLFNFPKIAIALRDEDGKAFSMAGTWGLPEKLGSIPEENIAVLVSPDKVKKTVRFGKELRGLFPGLKADRVTCFPLESEGQLFGVIALFDSELQTVDLLLIELVASKVAAKLMQLKREAEHLQVSLLTNKLMSLTNILLFAESKEELYKIILEIAADLLSACQGSIMLIDKKGENLHIVFSMGMSLQVAQCMTVKVGKGIAGKVAKTGTPLLVNDVEKDSRVGMKNRPRFKSKSLICIPLKLKDKIIGVLNLSDKENLGAFTEADMNLLTSFANLASLMIERTLVLEQSSMFEKLSVTDPLTGLYNRRFLKNRLEEELNRSVRHGLNLTFLFIDLDYFKIYNDFCGHLAGDEALKKTADIIKASLRDMDIVARYGGEEFCAILPGTSKKESIVVAERIRVGIEKEIFPEEESLPLGKLTASLGIASFPEDGHTFTSLVHAADVALYEAKANGRNQIIAAYPSMPNDSKSGLHNNQ; this comes from the coding sequence ATGGAAAAGAACTCCATGAAAACCCAGCCTGTGGAGCTGTTGGCGGCGCTCAAAAGCTATCTGTTTCTTGCTCCTTACAATCTTACACTCTATTACAGGGAAAACGGGGCCGTGGACTCCTTTGGAGATGGTTTTAAGTCCTGCGGTGCAATAATTCAGGACCAATTAAGCAATGATATGTGTCATCATTTCTTTGAAAAAAATATCAAAGCTGATTTGAAAACCAAGAAAACGACCGTTTACCGATATAGTGGGGGGTTTCTCAGTTTTGTTGTGCCATTCGATATCAGTGATACTTCGTTTTGCCTGATCGGGAATGGGGTGAGGGATAAATCGATTGATCTCTGGCAGCTGGAAACCCTGGCCAGGGGAGAGAAAGTTGATGGCTTTTCACTGCTGAACCAGTTGGAAAAGCTACCCGTTACAACCGTTCAGGAGATGGAAGAGGTTGCTGAGCAAATTCAGAAGATGTTGCCGTCACTTCAGGTGGACAGGTTCTATAAATCACTTTTCGACAAAACCATGCGGCAGCTGTCGACAATTGTCGGAATCCTGGAGCAGTTGGATAAGGTTGCGACAATTGAAGAAACTATTTCCCTCTCCAGCGAAATGCTGGGGTTTCTTTTCAATTTTCCCAAGATTGCCATTGCATTACGCGATGAGGACGGCAAGGCATTTTCAATGGCGGGGACATGGGGCCTGCCTGAGAAATTGGGGAGTATCCCCGAGGAAAATATTGCAGTATTGGTTTCTCCGGATAAAGTCAAAAAAACGGTTAGGTTTGGTAAGGAGTTAAGGGGTTTATTCCCCGGATTGAAAGCTGATCGCGTAACTTGTTTTCCCTTGGAATCAGAGGGACAGCTGTTTGGGGTTATTGCCCTTTTCGACAGTGAGCTGCAGACTGTTGATCTTTTGCTTATAGAACTCGTTGCTTCTAAGGTTGCTGCCAAGCTGATGCAGCTAAAAAGGGAGGCGGAGCATCTTCAGGTGAGTTTGTTGACGAACAAACTGATGTCGCTGACCAATATTCTCCTTTTTGCAGAAAGTAAGGAAGAGCTTTACAAGATCATACTGGAAATAGCCGCAGACCTGCTCAGTGCTTGTCAAGGGTCGATCATGCTGATCGACAAAAAAGGAGAAAATCTCCATATTGTTTTCAGTATGGGAATGAGTCTGCAAGTTGCTCAATGCATGACCGTCAAGGTCGGGAAAGGGATAGCCGGTAAGGTGGCTAAAACCGGGACACCGCTTCTGGTAAATGATGTGGAAAAAGATAGCAGGGTCGGTATGAAAAACCGCCCACGCTTCAAATCCAAATCTCTGATATGCATACCGTTGAAACTAAAGGATAAGATCATCGGCGTCTTGAACCTTTCCGATAAGGAAAACCTCGGCGCGTTTACCGAGGCTGATATGAACCTCTTGACATCTTTTGCAAACCTCGCTTCTTTGATGATTGAGCGCACACTCGTGCTGGAACAATCTTCCATGTTCGAGAAGCTTTCGGTAACTGATCCGCTGACAGGGCTTTATAACCGACGCTTCCTGAAAAATCGCCTTGAGGAAGAATTGAATCGCAGTGTCCGCCACGGACTCAACCTGACGTTCCTGTTTATAGATCTCGATTATTTCAAGATTTACAATGACTTTTGCGGCCATCTTGCCGGGGATGAGGCTCTGAAGAAGACAGCGGATATCATCAAGGCGTCACTACGCGACATGGATATCGTTGCCCGCTATGGTGGTGAGGAGTTCTGCGCCATTCTGCCCGGTACCTCAAAGAAGGAGTCAATAGTGGTTGCCGAACGGATAAGGGTGGGGATTGAAAAGGAGATATTTCCGGAAGAAGAAAGTCTCCCCCTTGGTAAATTGACAGCGAGTCTGGGTATCGCTTCTTTTCCGGAAGACGGCCATACTTTTACTTCCCTTGTTCATGCGGCCGATGTTGCTCTTTATGAGGCAAAGGCTAACGGACGTAACCAGATAATCGCGGCTTATCCTTCAATGCCGAACGACTCAAAAAGCGGCCTTCACAACAATCAATAA
- a CDS encoding TVP38/TMEM64 family protein has translation MNRKKLVILTIVAALIALFFYFDLGRYLTLESLKANRLTLVRFHDTHRVATAGIFMAVYIVQTALSLPGAAILSLAAGAVFGAAMGTIYSNIAATLGATLAFLVARYLFRNSIQSKFGVRLSKLNTELEQRGLNYLLFLRLVPVFPFFLINLGAGLTKLPLRTFFFGTMFGIIPGGFVYCNAGASLASINSMREIASPRVLGSFALLGLFALVPVFYQKLKARKRESGIGDQQ, from the coding sequence ATGAATCGGAAAAAACTCGTTATACTCACAATTGTCGCTGCACTCATCGCCCTTTTCTTCTACTTCGATCTGGGGAGATATCTGACTCTGGAATCATTAAAGGCCAACCGGCTGACCTTGGTGCGTTTCCACGATACACACAGAGTGGCCACGGCAGGGATATTCATGGCGGTTTACATCGTGCAGACCGCCCTCTCCCTTCCCGGCGCAGCCATACTGTCGCTCGCCGCAGGCGCCGTATTCGGAGCGGCCATGGGGACCATCTATTCCAACATAGCAGCCACCCTCGGCGCCACCCTCGCCTTCCTGGTGGCCAGATATCTTTTCCGCAATTCGATCCAGAGCAAATTCGGGGTCAGGCTCAGCAAATTGAACACCGAGCTGGAGCAAAGGGGGCTCAACTATCTGCTTTTCCTCCGCCTGGTGCCGGTCTTCCCCTTCTTCCTCATCAACCTGGGGGCCGGATTGACAAAACTGCCGCTGCGGACTTTTTTCTTCGGCACCATGTTCGGCATTATCCCCGGTGGTTTCGTCTATTGCAACGCCGGGGCCAGCCTGGCATCCATCAACAGCATGAGGGAAATCGCCTCCCCGCGGGTGCTCGGATCCTTTGCCCTGCTGGGCCTCTTTGCCCTGGTGCCGGTGTTTTACCAGAAACTGAAAGCAAGAAAACGGGAATCGGGGATCGGGGATCAGCAATAA
- a CDS encoding nitrilase-related carbon-nitrogen hydrolase translates to MDFTVALAQIKPKLGCLADNFALVEAAVERGIESQAGLILFPELALTGYFLKDLVPEVALSLYAPEIGRLKELSRRISIAVGFVEVSSDYRFFNSAIYLEDGEIKHLHRKVYLPTYGLFDEQRYLARGERFRAFDTRYGRMGMLICEDMWHLSAPYIMAMDGATTLLCLSSSPGRGISEDESLGSTKAWQKLTSTTAMFLNSRVLYCNRVGYEDGVNFWGGSESVAPCGSVSERGKILEEDFVLARLEEGALRRERIFSPMMRDESLSITMAELRRIEIERES, encoded by the coding sequence ATGGATTTTACCGTTGCCCTGGCGCAGATCAAGCCGAAGCTTGGCTGCCTTGCCGATAATTTTGCCCTTGTTGAGGCCGCCGTTGAACGGGGAATAGAGTCGCAGGCCGGTCTGATTCTGTTTCCCGAGCTGGCCCTGACCGGCTATTTTCTCAAGGACCTGGTACCGGAAGTGGCGCTTTCCCTCTATGCACCCGAAATAGGCAGGCTGAAGGAGCTGTCCCGTCGGATCTCCATTGCGGTCGGGTTCGTCGAGGTTTCTTCGGACTACCGGTTCTTCAATTCCGCAATCTACCTGGAAGACGGCGAAATAAAGCATCTTCACCGCAAGGTTTATCTCCCTACCTACGGCCTCTTCGACGAGCAGCGCTACCTTGCCCGCGGTGAAAGGTTCCGCGCTTTCGATACCAGGTACGGCCGGATGGGGATGCTGATCTGCGAGGACATGTGGCATCTGTCCGCCCCCTACATCATGGCCATGGACGGGGCGACCACCCTGCTTTGTCTCTCCAGCAGTCCGGGGCGCGGCATCAGTGAGGATGAGAGTCTCGGTTCAACCAAGGCCTGGCAGAAGCTTACCTCCACAACGGCCATGTTTCTTAACTCCCGGGTGCTCTACTGCAACCGGGTCGGCTATGAGGACGGGGTGAATTTCTGGGGGGGGTCGGAGTCGGTGGCGCCATGCGGCAGCGTTAGCGAGCGGGGAAAGATCCTCGAAGAGGATTTCGTCCTTGCCCGGTTGGAAGAGGGGGCGCTCAGGCGGGAGCGGATTTTCTCCCCCATGATGCGTGACGAAAGCCTTTCCATTACCATGGCGGAGCTGCGACGGATCGAGATAGAGAGGGAAAGCTGA
- a CDS encoding LexA family protein, whose amino-acid sequence MIENIYHSDISIGLRIKELRQAKDMTQKEFADSLGIVQGFLSGIERGKKSPSDTLLIALCHLYKINKEWLYTGRGDMFGKTQLPDKLIEEFVTTRIPLLKRIPQGFPDSLKEEDICDYVSLPNGPQGCYAIITYGDFMAPTIRDGDLVIFNSGGELSNKNIVLVNNRWNEAILRRYRVAGNEIFFSPDNPAYAPFKQDNNTKIIGTVVDVWRKVKI is encoded by the coding sequence ATGATAGAAAATATTTATCACTCAGATATTTCCATTGGCCTGCGCATTAAAGAGCTCCGGCAGGCCAAAGACATGACCCAAAAAGAATTTGCCGACTCGCTCGGAATCGTGCAGGGCTTTCTAAGCGGCATCGAGCGAGGCAAAAAAAGTCCATCCGATACCCTCTTGATCGCCCTGTGTCATCTTTATAAAATAAACAAAGAGTGGCTATATACCGGCAGGGGAGACATGTTCGGGAAGACGCAGTTACCCGACAAGCTCATCGAGGAATTCGTCACGACAAGGATACCGCTGCTCAAGCGGATCCCCCAAGGATTTCCCGATTCGCTTAAAGAGGAAGATATCTGTGATTATGTTTCTCTACCGAATGGGCCGCAGGGGTGCTACGCCATCATCACATACGGAGATTTCATGGCACCGACCATCCGTGACGGCGATCTGGTCATCTTTAACTCTGGCGGCGAGTTGAGCAACAAGAATATTGTTCTCGTAAACAACAGGTGGAATGAGGCGATCCTGCGAAGATACCGGGTTGCCGGAAATGAGATATTTTTTTCGCCCGACAACCCGGCTTACGCCCCGTTCAAGCAGGACAACAACACGAAGATCATAGGCACGGTCGTTGATGTCTGGAGGAAAGTAAAGATCTGA
- a CDS encoding glucose-6-phosphate isomerase yields the protein MDKLHLWERYKSHLNVNPAIGLMLDISRMDFPDGFFNDIEQRMQKAFNDMAELEGGAIANQDERRMVGHYWLREPNLAPTGGLAAEIAFTLRGIKEFAAGVHDGTVTAPTGKRFMRMLVVGIGGSALGPQFVADALGSAADRLRPYFFDNTDPDGMDRVLAEIGASLRETMTIVISKSGGTKETRNGMLEAKRAYHAMGLEFAEHAVAVTGKDSELDKTAVREGWLARFPMWDWVGGRTSVTSAVGLLPAALQGIDIAALLEGARLCDEITRGRETRANPAALLALMWHHATAGRGAKDMVILPYKDRLLLFSRYLQQLIMESIGKERDLDGNIVNQGIAVYGNKGSTDQHAYVQQLREGVNNFFVTFIEVLQDREGKSMEVEAGVTSGDYLNGFFQGTRQALYENGRESLTITVDRLDARTIGALIALYERAVGYYASLVNINAYHQPGVEAGKKAAGVVLNLQGEVLSYLHRAQGMEFTAEEMAAAIGAEKEVETVFKILLHASANPGHGIAREAGETVFDWRFRSVR from the coding sequence ATGGACAAACTGCATCTCTGGGAACGGTATAAAAGTCATCTGAATGTCAACCCTGCCATCGGCCTCATGCTCGACATCAGTCGCATGGATTTCCCCGACGGTTTTTTCAATGACATTGAACAGCGCATGCAGAAGGCCTTTAACGACATGGCCGAGCTTGAGGGGGGAGCAATAGCCAACCAGGACGAAAGGCGGATGGTCGGCCATTACTGGTTAAGGGAACCGAACCTTGCCCCGACCGGCGGACTTGCGGCGGAGATAGCGTTCACGCTGCGAGGGATAAAGGAATTTGCCGCCGGGGTCCATGACGGGACTGTGACCGCCCCGACCGGCAAACGCTTCATGCGGATGCTGGTGGTGGGGATAGGCGGCTCTGCCCTGGGTCCCCAGTTTGTGGCCGATGCACTCGGCTCGGCAGCAGATCGGCTAAGACCGTACTTCTTCGACAACACCGATCCGGACGGCATGGACCGGGTCTTGGCGGAGATCGGCGCTAGTCTCCGGGAAACCATGACCATCGTCATTTCCAAGAGCGGCGGCACCAAGGAAACAAGGAACGGCATGCTGGAGGCAAAACGGGCGTATCATGCAATGGGACTTGAATTCGCCGAACACGCCGTTGCAGTGACCGGCAAGGACAGCGAACTGGACAAAACAGCCGTACGGGAAGGGTGGTTGGCCCGTTTCCCCATGTGGGACTGGGTGGGCGGCCGCACCTCGGTAACCTCGGCGGTGGGGCTTCTCCCTGCCGCCCTCCAGGGGATCGACATTGCCGCGCTGTTGGAAGGGGCACGGCTCTGCGACGAAATCACCCGCGGCAGGGAAACCCGCGCCAATCCTGCCGCGCTCCTGGCGCTCATGTGGCATCACGCAACCGCCGGTCGCGGCGCGAAGGACATGGTGATCCTCCCCTACAAGGACCGTCTCCTCCTTTTTTCCCGCTACCTCCAGCAGCTCATCATGGAATCCATCGGCAAGGAGCGGGACCTGGACGGCAACATCGTCAACCAGGGAATCGCGGTCTACGGCAACAAAGGCTCCACAGACCAGCACGCCTATGTGCAGCAGTTACGGGAAGGGGTGAACAACTTCTTCGTCACCTTCATCGAGGTGCTGCAAGACCGGGAAGGGAAATCCATGGAGGTGGAAGCAGGTGTTACCAGCGGTGACTACCTGAACGGCTTTTTCCAGGGGACGCGGCAGGCTTTGTATGAAAATGGCAGGGAATCCCTGACCATCACCGTCGACCGGCTCGACGCCCGCACCATCGGCGCCCTGATCGCGCTTTACGAACGGGCAGTCGGCTATTATGCCAGTCTCGTCAATATCAACGCCTATCACCAACCGGGAGTGGAAGCGGGGAAAAAGGCAGCGGGAGTAGTGCTCAACCTGCAAGGTGAGGTGCTGTCGTATCTGCATCGTGCCCAAGGGATGGAATTTACGGCAGAGGAGATGGCCGCCGCCATCGGAGCAGAGAAAGAGGTGGAAACCGTTTTCAAGATTCTCCTCCATGCATCCGCCAACCCGGGCCACGGCATAGCCAGGGAAGCGGGTGAAACCGTTTTCGATTGGAGATTCCGTTCCGTGCGCTGA
- a CDS encoding NAD+ synthase has protein sequence MAGLAMNTELLRRILVGFIREEVRKIGLQKAVLGLSGGIDSALVAYLAAEALGPENVYACTMPYRTSNPESEAHARLVAERLGINYRVIEITPMVDAYFQMVPDADNMRRGNKMARERMTILYDHSAAYSALVLGTSNKTELLLGYGTLFGDMASALNPIGDIYKTQVWQLSEAMGVPREVIEKKPSADLWAGQTDEQELGFTYREVDELLYQMVDLRCNRQELIAQGFSADFIDKIYGKVQNSHFKRRLPVIAKVSTRTIDRDFRYSRDWGK, from the coding sequence ATGGCGGGACTTGCGATGAATACGGAATTACTGCGCCGGATACTTGTCGGCTTTATCCGGGAAGAAGTGCGTAAGATAGGGCTGCAAAAGGCCGTGCTCGGCCTTTCCGGCGGAATCGATTCGGCGCTTGTCGCCTACCTGGCCGCAGAAGCGCTTGGCCCGGAAAATGTTTATGCCTGCACCATGCCCTACCGCACCAGCAACCCGGAGAGCGAGGCCCATGCCCGGCTGGTTGCCGAACGGCTCGGTATCAATTACCGGGTGATCGAGATCACCCCCATGGTGGACGCCTATTTCCAAATGGTCCCCGATGCCGACAACATGCGGCGCGGGAACAAGATGGCCCGGGAGCGGATGACCATCCTCTATGACCATTCTGCGGCCTACTCAGCCCTGGTGCTCGGCACCAGCAACAAGACCGAGCTCTTGCTCGGCTACGGCACCCTCTTCGGTGACATGGCGAGCGCCCTCAATCCCATCGGCGACATCTACAAAACCCAGGTCTGGCAGCTGTCCGAGGCGATGGGGGTCCCGCGGGAGGTCATTGAGAAAAAACCTTCCGCCGATCTCTGGGCAGGGCAGACCGATGAGCAGGAACTGGGCTTCACCTACCGTGAGGTTGATGAACTCCTTTACCAGATGGTGGATCTCCGCTGCAATCGTCAAGAGCTCATTGCCCAGGGGTTTTCCGCCGACTTCATCGACAAGATTTACGGCAAGGTGCAGAATTCCCACTTCAAGCGCCGTCTGCCGGTGATCGCCAAGGTCTCCACCCGGACCATCGACCGGGACTTCCGCTACTCCCGCGACTGGGGGAAATAA
- a CDS encoding cytochrome c3 family protein, protein MLTTNFTSGAKKFMVAALFASAFVSTASIASASLGDGSLGICSFTRQLEDPYEKVLFQNRFAVARQAATSLYGEMSGDNNRVIVNGGERLEIDAFSFDCISCHDGTSAPSHDTRFKNTSRPDADAAQSALGSHPIGMHYGNASYMNDQLRSVNSLNPNMLFVDGKVGCLSCHNPLNPDRNHLVTSNEYSNLCFSCHIK, encoded by the coding sequence ATGCTAACGACAAACTTTACATCCGGCGCAAAGAAATTCATGGTAGCCGCTCTTTTTGCTTCCGCTTTCGTCTCTACCGCCAGCATCGCTTCTGCTTCGCTTGGTGATGGCTCATTGGGTATCTGCTCTTTTACCCGGCAGCTGGAGGACCCCTACGAAAAGGTCTTATTCCAAAACCGGTTTGCTGTCGCCAGGCAGGCTGCCACCTCACTCTACGGCGAGATGTCCGGCGACAATAACAGGGTAATCGTCAACGGCGGTGAACGATTGGAGATCGATGCGTTTTCCTTCGACTGCATCTCCTGCCACGATGGTACGAGCGCCCCTTCCCACGATACCCGTTTTAAAAACACGAGCCGGCCCGATGCGGATGCTGCGCAAAGTGCGCTGGGCAGTCATCCGATCGGCATGCATTACGGGAATGCCAGTTATATGAACGACCAGTTGAGAAGCGTCAACAGCCTCAATCCGAACATGCTCTTTGTCGACGGCAAGGTGGGATGCCTGAGTTGCCATAATCCGCTCAACCCGGATAGGAACCACCTGGTGACGAGCAATGAGTACAGCAACCTCTGCTTCTCCTGTCATATCAAATAA
- a CDS encoding mercuric reductase yields the protein MQSAPFILPDDDHNRTLVDNVHPGNWTNPAPAERYNLVVIGAGTAGLVTAAGAAGLGAKVALIERHLLGGDCLNYGCVPSKGIIRAARAIHDVRTAHEFGVDGGESLPIDFTAAMKRMRRIRSEISPHDSARRFRDELGIDVFFGAGSFTGSDSVEVGGKLLRFKKAAICTGARAAAPPIPGIVEAGYLTNETVFSLTELPQRLAVIGGGPIGCEMAQTFARLGSKVTVLEYSDHLLSREDADAAEIVQNALMDDGVELCLRASILAVARRDNDKIITVEQDGKGMELAFDEILVGIGRAPNMEGLNLEAAGVAYDPKVGVTVNERLQSTNPRIFAAGDICFPYKFTHSADALARILIANALFMGRQKTSALTIPWCTYTEPEIAHVGMYEREAREKGIEVTTLTVPLSEVDRALLDGESEGFARVHLRKGTDRILGATIVARHAGEMINEMSLAMTAGLGLSAVGKTIHPYPTQAEAIKKLADAYNRTRLTPFVKKILSVWLKWQRKTQ from the coding sequence ATGCAAAGCGCACCCTTCATTCTTCCCGATGATGACCACAACAGAACCCTGGTTGACAACGTCCACCCCGGTAACTGGACAAATCCTGCTCCTGCCGAGCGTTACAACCTTGTGGTTATCGGCGCAGGCACTGCCGGGCTCGTCACTGCCGCCGGCGCCGCCGGCCTCGGGGCAAAGGTAGCCCTCATCGAGCGACACCTCCTGGGAGGTGACTGCCTCAATTACGGCTGCGTCCCCTCCAAAGGAATCATCCGTGCCGCCCGGGCTATCCATGACGTGCGAACCGCCCATGAATTCGGTGTGGACGGGGGAGAAAGTCTCCCTATAGATTTTACGGCCGCCATGAAGCGGATGCGGCGAATAAGGAGCGAGATTAGTCCCCACGACTCGGCCCGGCGCTTCCGGGACGAGCTGGGGATCGACGTCTTCTTCGGCGCGGGAAGCTTTACCGGCTCCGACTCCGTCGAGGTCGGAGGAAAACTGCTGCGCTTTAAAAAGGCGGCCATTTGCACCGGGGCGAGGGCTGCCGCCCCTCCCATTCCGGGGATCGTTGAAGCGGGCTACCTCACCAACGAAACGGTCTTCTCCCTCACCGAACTGCCGCAGAGGCTCGCCGTCATCGGCGGCGGCCCCATCGGCTGCGAGATGGCCCAGACCTTTGCCCGGCTGGGGAGCAAGGTGACCGTCCTGGAATACTCAGACCACCTCCTTTCCCGGGAAGACGCCGACGCTGCGGAAATCGTGCAGAATGCCCTGATGGATGACGGGGTTGAGCTCTGCCTGCGAGCCAGCATCCTGGCTGTCGCAAGACGCGACAACGACAAGATCATCACCGTCGAGCAGGATGGAAAAGGGATGGAGCTGGCGTTCGACGAGATCCTGGTCGGTATCGGCCGGGCTCCCAACATGGAGGGGCTGAATCTGGAGGCGGCAGGGGTTGCCTACGACCCTAAAGTGGGAGTAACGGTGAACGAGCGGCTCCAGAGCACCAACCCGCGGATCTTTGCCGCCGGCGACATCTGTTTCCCTTACAAGTTCACCCACTCCGCCGACGCCCTGGCACGCATCCTGATCGCCAACGCGCTATTCATGGGACGGCAGAAGACATCTGCCCTCACCATCCCATGGTGCACTTATACCGAACCGGAGATCGCCCACGTGGGGATGTACGAGCGGGAGGCCCGGGAAAAGGGGATCGAGGTGACGACCCTGACCGTGCCACTCAGCGAGGTGGACCGGGCGCTCCTCGACGGAGAGTCGGAGGGGTTTGCCCGGGTGCACCTGAGAAAGGGGACCGACCGGATTCTCGGCGCAACCATCGTCGCCCGCCATGCCGGCGAGATGATTAATGAGATGTCGCTGGCCATGACCGCCGGCCTCGGCCTCTCAGCTGTCGGCAAAACCATTCATCCCTACCCCACCCAGGCGGAGGCGATCAAGAAGCTCGCCGATGCCTATAACCGCACCCGGCTCACCCCATTCGTGAAGAAAATCCTCAGCGTCTGGTTGAAATGGCAGAGAAAAACGCAATGA
- the arsS gene encoding arsenosugar biosynthesis radical SAM (seleno)protein ArsS (Some members of this family are selenoproteins.), with the protein MVAVFKERLLKINPVYIRFDSLQTLQLNLGNLCNLSCSHCHVNASPHGKEIMDKEVMTKVIAFLARQSGITLDITGGCPELNPHFRFLIEATDGLSPRRIVRSNLAITQEAGMAWLTEFYREHDLVITASLPCYLEENVDRQRGQGVHAKSIAALKKLNALGYGRTHELNLVYNPGGDYIPGAQKELETAYKAELLECYGVTFNNLYAITNAPIGRFREYLEMKGAYERYLNLLATSFNPDAAQNIMCRTLVSVDWKGFLYNCDFNQAIGLPITDEDGGILMIDDLENAARTGNELFLAQHCYCCTAGEGSSCTGVLA; encoded by the coding sequence ATGGTCGCTGTCTTCAAAGAACGCTTACTGAAAATCAACCCGGTTTACATCAGATTCGATTCACTGCAGACACTGCAGCTCAATCTCGGCAATCTCTGCAACCTGAGCTGCAGCCACTGCCATGTAAACGCTTCCCCACACGGCAAGGAAATCATGGACAAGGAAGTAATGACGAAGGTCATAGCCTTCCTCGCCCGGCAAAGCGGCATCACCCTGGACATAACCGGCGGCTGCCCCGAGCTGAACCCCCACTTCCGTTTTCTCATCGAGGCAACCGACGGCCTCTCCCCCCGCCGCATCGTGCGGAGCAACCTGGCCATCACGCAGGAAGCGGGGATGGCGTGGCTGACGGAGTTTTACCGGGAGCACGATCTGGTCATCACCGCATCCCTCCCCTGCTACCTTGAGGAAAACGTGGACCGGCAGCGGGGCCAGGGGGTCCACGCCAAATCCATTGCGGCTCTGAAGAAACTGAACGCTCTCGGCTACGGAAGGACGCACGAACTGAACCTGGTCTATAATCCTGGTGGAGACTACATACCCGGCGCACAGAAAGAGCTGGAGACTGCCTATAAGGCCGAATTGCTCGAATGCTACGGCGTTACGTTCAACAATCTCTACGCCATTACCAACGCACCGATAGGCCGCTTCAGGGAGTACCTGGAAATGAAGGGAGCCTATGAGCGTTACCTGAACCTGCTGGCCACCAGCTTTAACCCGGACGCCGCCCAAAACATCATGTGCCGCACGCTGGTAAGCGTCGACTGGAAGGGTTTTCTCTACAACTGCGACTTCAACCAGGCCATAGGTCTCCCCATCACCGATGAAGATGGCGGCATACTGATGATCGACGATCTGGAAAATGCGGCCAGAACCGGCAATGAACTGTTCCTGGCCCAGCACTGTTACTGCTGCACCGCAGGTGAAGGCTCCAGCTGCACAGGCGTACTGGCGTAA